From the genome of Rana temporaria chromosome 8, aRanTem1.1, whole genome shotgun sequence:
GGAGGGAGCCAAAAAGTAGTTGGAGGACAGAGGGATCTctctggaggaagaagaagatctcAGAAGGAATTTGGACGGAGACTGGGAGATCTTGAAACGCAGAAATGTAGGAGGTTGAAAGAAGTGCCTTTGGGACTTTCCTTCTCAAAATGACAGAATTCTTAAAGTCCTGGTAAAGTATTAATCTTTTCATGTGTACctttttggatatatatatatatatatttggagttgtgtttttaactgcagtatgaaataattatattccaaatattaagacagattttttatttttttttcctgtctttaAAAAGCTAAAGTTTGTACAATGGTTTTATGATATGTTTAGAAATGTATTTATCCTATATTTAACATGCGTCTTGattgaagacccccccccccccagaccaagCAGGGCTTACTCTTTGTATATATGGAGAGGGTGGGGCTGGTTGGTGACCTGTGATGGGCTTTATTGATTTATACCGTATAAATCTCTAATCTTTTTGAGGAATAAGAGGGTGATGGGATGCATTTTTACCGATCTCTGTACTATGTTTCTATCTTCTGGTCCTCCCCATTTGATCCAATTTTTCTCCTCCACAGATTTGAAATCCAAATATCTGGCATCTATTAAAGAGGTCTTCCAACCTATCGAAGAGCATGCCTGCCACCAGGGGAAGGTTGTGGGTGGGAGATATCCCAGGCTCCGCACCCTGAAGATTAACAAGGGGGAACATCCCACAATCCCTTTTTCTGGCACATTACTTGAGCAGGCGGAGGTCACCAAGTCCTCAGAGCGATATTCCCCATCCAGTGTCCAGGACCTGTTTGTCCCTGATGGCAGCGGATTTGTCCCCAAGACTCTGGTGTTGGTGGGGCCTCCTGGAATTGGTAAAACTCTGACCACACAGAGGATCATGCTGGACTGGGCCTCTGGAAAGCTCTACGCCGACCAGTTCAACTTTGTGTTCTATCTGAGCGGcagacaaataaataaaattaccgGCAATGTCAATATTGAAGGACTTGTGACCAAAAGCACCAAGCTGCAGTTCTCGGAGAATCTGATCAAGTCGGCTCTCGATGATCCCTCCAAGGTTCTGATTGTTATTGATGGGTTTAATGAGTTAAGGTGGACCCTGGAAGATGACGAGGAGGACTGTGAAGACCCCTTCGAGAAAACCCACAAGGAAACCCTTCTAAAATGCCTATTGAGCAAAGAGATCCTCAGCGACGTCTCTTTGCTTATTACATCCAGATCAATGTCCCTCAAGAAGTTGAAGGACTTTGCCCGGTCCTCTTCTTCTGTAGAACTTCTGGGGTTTTCAGAGGGAGATCTCGAACAATTTTTCCACCATTTCTTTAACCACAAAGATCAGGCAGAGCAGGCTTTCTCTGTGCTGAAAGAAAACCAAGTTCTGTTGGGTTTGAGTTCGGTCCCTTTGACCTGTTGGCTTGTCTGTAGGATACTGAAGGCGGGAATGAAGGATGAGCTTAGCTCAGCAAACTGTAAAACTCTCACCTCCGTGTATCTCTCTTATCTCAGAAGTGTCCTCCTCAATCCAGGCAGCACCCAGCCAATACTCCAGTGTCTGAAGAACCTTTGTGCGTTGGCCAATGACGGGATCCTGAATCAGAGAAGCTTGTTTGATGTGGAGGATCTTGAAAGGAATGGACTGACTCTATCAGAGGTGACTTCTGTTTTCCCAAATGATGGCATTTTCCAAAAGAATGTGGAAGACCCAACCAACTACAGCTTCATTCACCTGAGCGTTCAGGAATTCTTTGCTGCTTTGTATTATGTGCTGGGAGAAGATGCAGAGGTTAAAGAGACCAAAGGGGTACATGGAGATGCATTCCTCCCAAGAGTCTGCAGTGGAAGATCCCTGTTTTATGAGTCCGAACGTCACCCATACTTGAGTTCAACCATACAGTTCCTCTTTGGCCTTCTCAATAGCAAGCAGTTGAAGGAGCTTGCAGAGGTCGTTGGGTCTAGCGTTTCTCTAAGAGCCAAATCCGCCATGGAAATATGTCTGACAGCTGGAAAACCCTTTGAATTCTGTCCTGATGTACTTACCTGCTTCTACGAAGCTCAGGATGAGGCGTTGCGTAGCCGAGTGTTCAGTGCCCCGGACCTGCTGTTCCAGTCGTGTTTTTACAGCTCATTCATGGAGAATGTTCGTATTCGAGAGATGTTGTATTGTCTGGGAGATCGGGCGAGCTTTGTCTCCATCCGCCTGGAGGATCACCTGATGCAACCCAAAGACTTGGAATTGATGTCTCCTTCCTTCCATGGATCTTCAAAGCTTTCGTAAGTATTAATCCATGTGGTCTGTTTACTCCAAATTAACCTCTGTTCATGATGTCCTACAAGATATGGAAAACCAGGAAGGCTTTCAGTCACACCAACACGTGTATCTTCCATTTCTTATTGAGGCCGAGTCTTCATACTCTTGGCTTTCCTAGTCTGAGGCTTAATATAGCTTTGTGTTTAATTTTAAGGCCTCCGAATACCAAACATCATGTAAGCTACTAGAACGAAGCTCCCTTGAACTGCCTTCAGATGGTTAACCATTAGACTGAAGGACCTGGTAGGGCAAACCCTTCCAGAATGGTCATCAACAAACATGGGAGCTAGGCTATCCTGACCATACGGTACTTGTACCCTGGGCATTCTGTATAGTCCTCTGTAATGTCATGGCCTTCTACAATGCTGAACCTAATCCAGTGTCAGTCGAGGTTCTCCGAGGTTTGTGCTCTGATCACGGTTTACATATTTTGGGTTTTCTTCATCCATGGGAGACCTAATTGTCAAAAGATTTGTCGTTAAAGGGCTCCTGGCTTGAAAAATGTCCTGTAAAAATCATTGCTGGGTTTTGTTTTTCTCTCCTTCAGCTTTACACGGTGTGGCTTTGCTGAGGACCTTGAGACCGGTGGAAAGGCTTCCTGGCTGTCCAACCCAGACAGCAAGATCCAAGAACTGGAGTAAGTTTTGTGGCCTCCTTGCCTCTTCTCTCTGGTCAGGCTGCTGGTGACCTAGGTTTGAACCTCTTTGTGCAGTCATGGTGTCCTTCAGATTTTTAGAAGAGCTCTTTATCCTAACTGGAAAAGTTCTTTCACTGGTGGACAGACCTGGAGTACACAGTCTTTCACCATAAGGTTGGACATTGATGGTTGCTCCTTCCTTTATGGGCTATCCGTTGGGGTCTGCAGTCTGTTCACTACATGGGAATATAGGCACTTGGGTGGCCTTGGCTAGGAAGGAAATGAGCAGAGTAGTTTTGTTTAGAGTTGGACTTTTCTACATCCTTGGACTACAATTTTAAAGCTTCTGCTCTCCTTGCAGGTTCCATGTTTGTGTGGTCGCCCCATCCTTCTTCGAGGATCTTTGTTCTCTTATTTCTTCCAGCCGATCACTCACCAAACTTGTCATAAGCCACCACGCTCTGGaggactccgctttaagaaccttCTGCGATGGTCTACGCCAGCCAGGCTGTACCCTACGGGAACTGTCGTAAGTATTCTTCTAGATGGTATTGGATGGTTGTGATGGATGAATATtagataaacttttttttaactcctTTTTAAATTTGTGAAAGACCATTTCCTGCTGATTACCATCAGATGTCGTGACACATTTTAAATATGGGGAGAAAAGTAATGTGCTGTGCATTTAAGACGGCCAATGACCGTTTCTGGATGTCTACCTGTCATCACCGAAGTCTGGTCCTCCCTCTACTGCAGTAATGGCATTGTGACCGACCTATCTGGGACAGAGGCTTtcggagaggactgaatgctcgCTTCTTGCCTTCTGATTATGGGTActggattttaagggaacaatACTTTGTgaggtgtatgcctggggaccttgAAGTAATGTTGCTTTGGATTCGagtccatgtccccccaaaacagactctgggaaccctgtatatgccatattatagTGATGGCTTCATAGTGTTGGGGCTCATAGATGCTGATAACTCCAGCCACCTATCtgtctgctataatgtgtttattgtaaaTAAGGCTAGTGTGGTCTCCAATCTTTCACCCATTGTTTGTGTTAATGAACTCTGATATTGtgagaagggttttttttttttttttgttttttttttgtttgtttttttttgtatttctatttgtCTTCTGAGCTAAAAGACGGCAAGTCTGGCCTAAAGGCCATGTCTGAGTCGCCTATGATTAGATAATTGTCTCATGTTAATTGGGTTTCTAGTTACAGTTTGTATTGGTTGTAATATCttctgctattgtgagaagggTTTTCTGTGTTTCTATTTATGATtgtcttctgagctacaagaTGGAAAGTCTGGCCTAAAGGTCATGTCTCGGACACCTAGGCTGTCTAAAGGATTGGTAATTGGCTTATGTTGGTTAGGTTTCTGGTTAGTTTGTATTTGTTGTCCTTGTCTATATTTGATCTCAAATAAAAAGCTATTCCTGGTGTACTCCAAGACTGGTGTTGATGACTGGGGGGGGTTAGTCTTGGATTGTGCtagttctggacagaggaagcattgatggCAGACATGGTCCAGGGTTCGTCGCAGACCTctattcttctgggaaggctccaCCAGATGACGGGACCTTGTTGGGTGGCCTTTTTTTCTCCGTTAGTGAGACTGGTTACCGATATTGTGGGGTCCAGCTTATGTCCTAAGGTGAGATAAGGACTCTTGAGAGCTGGTGTGGGTCCCCCCCCCGTGTCGGGGTGATGAGGGGTATCCTGATACTTCTGACGTGTCTCTCGTTGCATGTGTTGGTCGCCTCTCTCCATGCTTTGACATGTTCATTCTAAACACGCTGGATGCCAGATTCACaatttctgacttttaatctgcAGGCTTGATGACTGCAACTTGACCGCCTCAGGCTGCGAGATCCTCACCTCCGCCATGAAAGAGAACCGCTCTCTGCACAAGTTGGATCTGGCACTGAATAAAGTCGAGGATGAGGGAATGAGATTTCTATGTGAGGGGCTGAAGGATCCGGGCTGTACCCTGCAGGAGCTGAGGTGAGTCCATCATATGGAGGGAAGAATCTGGGCTGTACTCTGTGGGAGGCGAGTCCTCCGTCATATTTATAATGGAGTGAAGGGTCTGCAGAATGTCGGAGATGTTCAGCTGACTCtggaataaaatgtttttgcgGTCTTTTCTATGAAATATTCGGTCAAGTTACTGAATGTTTCGAGAAACCTAACTGGGCACCCTCATCACTGGTGTCTGTCACACCTGTAAGGGTGCCCATAGACCTTGCATCCGAGTGCCAGGACCTGCTGGGATCATCTCCCCACtttcccttctctcccctccggCATCTGGATTATGACCTCCCTATGGAGGGGGAGACCTTGATGTGAGCACCAGTAGACTTGCTTCTTGTTTGGACCCAAGTAGCTTGGAAACTGTCCAATAAACACCGTCCTTGGTAATGATCACGTTGTGTTTGGGCTGCTCTGACTTGCTGCTCTCATTTCTTCATACATTCTCAGCCCAGACCAATGTGATGGTGGCACCCAGGAGCTCTGGGAGAAGCCTAATGAGATTGGCTGAAGTATACAGCTCTGAATAGGTTATGGTAAGGGC
Proteins encoded in this window:
- the LOC120909778 gene encoding NACHT, LRR and PYD domains-containing protein 3-like, with product MTDPEVCGTMEESPLTDPELCSTMAECSLTDLKSKYLASIKEVFQPIEEHACHQGKVVGGRYPRLRTLKINKGEHPTIPFSGTLLEQAEVTKSSERYSPSSVQDLFVPDGSGFVPKTLVLVGPPGIGKTLTTQRIMLDWASGKLYADQFNFVFYLSGRQINKITGNVNIEGLVTKSTKLQFSENLIKSALDDPSKVLIVIDGFNELRWTLEDDEEDCEDPFEKTHKETLLKCLLSKEILSDVSLLITSRSMSLKKLKDFARSSSSVELLGFSEGDLEQFFHHFFNHKDQAEQAFSVLKENQVLLGLSSVPLTCWLVCRILKAGMKDELSSANCKTLTSVYLSYLRSVLLNPGSTQPILQCLKNLCALANDGILNQRSLFDVEDLERNGLTLSEVTSVFPNDGIFQKNVEDPTNYSFIHLSVQEFFAALYYVLGEDAEVKETKGVHGDAFLPRVCSGRSLFYESERHPYLSSTIQFLFGLLNSKQLKELAEVVGSSVSLRAKSAMEICLTAGKPFEFCPDVLTCFYEAQDEALRSRVFSAPDLLFQSCFYSSFMENVRIREMLYCLGDRASFVSIRLEDHLMQPKDLELMSPSFHGSSKLSFTRCGFAEDLETGGKASWLSNPDSKIQELEFHVCVVAPSFFEDLCSLISSSRSLTKLVISHHALEDSALRTFCDGLRQPGCTLRELSLDDCNLTASGCEILTSAMKENRSLHKLDLALNKVEDEGMRFLCEGLKDPGCTLQELRMEFCELTPACGDFLHSALMTNRSLTTLCLRDCGLQDSGTKLLCEALCQPGCTLKELVLFEVNLTSASCEDLRSVILANRTLTSLNVRDNNLGDSGVKTLCEGLRDPGCTLQELMLSSCELTQASCEDLRSVLLTNRSLTKLSLAWNSLENSGVKVLCEGLRDPCCPLQELDLYGCDLSSLEDLSSVITTNRSLAKLDLAGNRFTDSGVKPLCEALRNPDCIVQTLRVGYCELTASCAEEVMAVINKNRSLNELEVTSEVEGPPTDLESVLAKFKHPSITVEKNNTQDGLFIYIKYKKQE